The region aaaatcatttgattacctgttaataatatacatgaaaaaatttctccatgctgattgatgaaaaaattgcgAGATGGTTGAGCGGaaggaacgcacgcgtatcatgcagtcagggaaaaattgcaccatgaattgcgccatccagggcgtgcgcttgatttgaaaacaaaagatttgattggctatctgtgagtttctctttcgcgactttcctgtcaatcaatttaatttcaacttaatttcaagtttttgcactcaatttcaactttctgcaccaatttcgtctttctgctctcaaaaaatttcaagtttttgcactgtttgggattaattgacatgctgTCAGCCAATGAGCATGGAggaattttttcatgaatattattaACTTTGTAATAACATATAACTCACTTCACTACATGCACTTTGTCTTCCCACATTCTTGTAAAAAGGAGCAATGACATTGCTTTAAGATTCATGGTCAAAACAGATACTTATGAGGAGGCTCTCTGCTGTGGAGTGGTGATACACTGAGAAGCAATAATTGTGTCAATTGCTTTAAAGAAGGTGTTGATGGGACTCTTAGAGTGTGCAGACACTGCATGAGTAGAAAGGAAGAAAGTGGAAGAAAGGTAATAAGTCAGTGTAGGAGTCCTTCTTTTTTACAAGAGTAgctttttttctccttcttgTTATTGCAGCAGTAACATTACTTCAGTGTAATCAATGGTGTGCCTTCTCAGTGTCAAAGCATGCCAATTGTGTTGCCTTTTTTACTTTCTGCCCATAATAATTAGGGACAAAATCCATGTAGACATGGAAGAGTGGCATTGCCTCCTGCACttttggaataattattgtctaaCTCTGCACTGCTCCGGCCATCAGGAAAGATGACATTCCCTACTTGTGGGTTCTCATTAAGGAACACCATACACTCGTCAAAAGACTTTACCCCAATGCCTTGATTGTTCCCAGAGAGCACTATATGGTCCACATTCCAGACACCAAGCCTGATGTTTATGAAtttgttcttttcctttaaaatcTCATGGTAGGAATATGAAATTTTTGCTGTGCAAAATCAATAAAAGTTTTTGCCATTTTAAATGTAGATATGGACCAGCACGGAACATTTAGACCATGCGATTTGAGGCCAAGCATATGTTCTTCAAGAGATTGTTTTCTaggaattttaaaaacattccAAGAACCCTGACATTTTGTCATCAAAGGTACATATAAATTAATGCATGAATTTTCAGTAACATTGGATTACATATATGGAACCAGAAGGTCTTGGAGTGCATTACTTTTCTGACAGCTATAATAACGATGTGACATGAATTATCACAGATTGctaaaatttttaaactttcaatCGCtatattgtaaatttttctgGCAATAATAGATTTATTGTGAGGAGGGTGCATGGGCGGACTTTGACAGCTTGAAACTTGAATTACTAGTACAAGTATTATATGGTGATATTGAGATATTCTTCTTTTCGATTGTTACATTCAGAAACAGGTGCTGGAATCTTCTAACTTGAATTGGGTAAACAACCTCCAAATACAGTATCCTGATGCTGGAGATAATGTTGGTCCAGGTAAGCCACCTTTGTTATCTTTTAATCCCATTATAATTACGATCAGATCTTGCAGAAACTTTGTATGCTTATAGGTTAGTGAGTCATTGATCTGAGACATCATAACTAGGCTCAGCTAATAAGTGATGCTGCTGGATTGGATGATATTCCTGAGAAATTGGTGGGAAGCAGGTAAGGTTCCTTTTCACTTGAAATAACTTTTACTAATGCTTCTTTGTTCTCTATTTAGTACTGCAGTTCCAAAACAACACTCTGTATTTACCTGAAATTGTGACTgatctaaataattattatgttttaTTACTAAGGGTTAAGCATATTGGGATTCATGAAATTGAATACAGACTGGATGTGTCTTGAGGCTGCCGGAAATGGATGAATACTGCTTATGGACAAGTGgatgaaattattgtttgggAAGATGAGAAAGTTTTCGTTTTAACTGAACTTGAAActctttcttttcacaatCAGTTCATGGCATGTAAAGTTGAGGGCACTGAAAACAGAGCAGCAGTATGTTTTTATTGACAAACCTTTAGGTGACTTTGGTTGAGTTGTAAAAATAGACCGGAAAATGTCACCTGCTAGGTTCACCCCTGTCCATGGTTCGCACATGCCTTGAATAatccttgaaaaaaaacatgtcttTGAAGAGttcttgaaattgaaaaaaaatttttatgtccttgaaaagtccttgatttttttcacGGTAGTgaacatttaattttgtgaaGGCTCCTTGAATGAAGTAACTCCAGTtaaaaagcattgttttgCAAACAAGATAGTTTGAAAGCTCAGCTGTACACAAATTTGTGATTGTATTTCTTGTTTACTTATTTTATGTCAAATTGCGGGGAAATTAAGTActtgaaaagtccttgaattgTCGTCTCAAAATTCTGTGTGAACCatgctttaaaaatattgGCAATGATGCCAGCGTGAATAATTACAGTATGTCCTCAAATAATAAAGGTGTGTTGCCATTAAAGGTGGGTTAGGATGACTCTGGCAGATTTCTCCCGTAATTTATGGTGTGTTGCAAActgattgttattattaaacGCAAAGGTGTGTGATTCTTACACACTGTACAGTGCTggaaagaatttttctttatttaccGGAGATATGTCTTTTCAAATCATCCTTTTGGTTGTacattttacaaattggaccggacataatttattgactgacaACACTTTGAAGAAGATAACTCAAGAGGTGCTGGTGAGATATTCGGTCATCGTGTCCGATCATATTGCGAAATTAGCCGGACATTTCTAAAGTTTGGTCGGAAAATATCCGGTGACCGACTGTTGTTTTCAGCACTGCCTTATGTGTTTCCTTACACACATTGGTGTACTTTCTTGAACCGTGaactaaaacaaggaaaaggaGTGTCACCACTACACACCTTGCTGCTTTAGGGAACTCACAAGGTTTGTtaggaaaaaacattttatttaagtgtcattGTCTGAGAAAGTGTTCCAGAGGTTGAAAATGTGGGTCGGCCGAATTTGATGAAACTTGCTCCAGAAGTTGGCCTTATTGAGATATTCAAAAAGCAAAGTTGGTTTTGTTCTCTGAACTTTAGTTCAAAAGTTACAGGGGGGTCCCATTTAGGGCCTCCAGGTCATGAAAAATCCTGCTTTTGAAAGAGTAAGTTTGGACCACCATGAAAACTAGCAAATAAAGCCCTTTCAATAATTCACTGTATGGTGTGTTTCTGTTGCAAGGGGTCTTTCAGTTCATGCATGCCGATTTGGTATAGAAGGTTCTGGCAGAGTGGGGCCTGGCACaagttttggccaaatttttAAGAGAAAACTACCATCCAAAATTATCTAATTTTGGAAGGTCATATTTCTTTACTGCCTTATTAGCTAAAATTGATACTCATATCAGGAGTTACTACATTTATTGAATGCATATCTCTTTTATATcgaatcaaatgattgtatgaGTACTGATTTTCTTGTTCTAAGGCAAACTAAAAGTCTAAAATAGTATTTAACCTGCCGTTTATTACTTATCACAGATTTCTAAAGGTGATATAGACTTAAAGGAGCTATGTCACGAAACTGCGCATGCTCGGGAACTACGAGTCAACTTGAAAAGGTTGGcccaactttttcaagtttcgcGGGGCGATCGTCATAACGAATTCATCGCCTTGAATCTTGGCCATCCACGAATATTTTTCGCTTTTCAGGTTTTTATTCCGTGGATACGATGATTACAGTCTAATTTCGATTAGATCTGTGAGCTGCGATGTCCGCTCTCGGCGGTTCCAGGGCTGGCAGCGGACGAAAGAGGCTTTATTCCTCAAAAAACAGCTATAATGAAATCTGGAGACGAGGGCATCGGCGAATCTGGATAGATAATATGATATATTCATCGTGGGTGTCTGCAAAACTGAAATGTGGCTACTCGACAGACTCTAATTTCGCCGCACATCTTCTCTCCCTGGAAATGAAGAGAAGGTAAGCTCGCGCTCATTCCAGAAATTCCCATGCTGATTTTTGTCCTTGCTGTATACTCCTCATCTGACTATAAATTTGTTCTTTATCAGGAGAAACAACGCAGCTTTTGCGTCTTCAACCACGTCGTGAAAGGAGGACACGGCAGATGACCCTTCTTCGAAGCGTCAACGCCATTTTGAAGATGAGATATGTTTTCCCGGTATGTTTTATGATTTGTTGTTCAAAATGCTTGCCTTATTTGAGAGATTAGCCGATTCTTGTTATAGCACATATAAGTgattttctcagttttatTGAGGGGTTAAGTTTGTAGTAAATTTCTCAATGTGTGTTCAACTAGAGCTACATTGTACTTGGCATAATGTAACTTGTTACCAGTTACATCGGTGTATgatgtttgtaaacaaaataaacggGAATATTCCCTGATAGGCTTAGCAGAGTTTGCCGAGACCTCCTCCTAATACATTGAGTTATTAGTGGTTCGATAACTTATGTGATGATATTGCTTTTATGAATGACGAACAACATCACATCGACTCCAGTGCAACCTGGTATTGCTTCTTTGGATTTATCAATGGGGAGAATTGCCAGTGCGAGGTAAGAATAGATTTAATAACTGTAAAAATCAACTGtggtttattttgtttgtgagGCTTTTTGTTACACAAGTTCCACAAGCATAAGCCCAGTATACAGTGCataattctttgttttgaaaggcccctcaataataatagtgtATTATTCTGCACTCAGAATTGCCATGGGTTCTGCCTCAATAGCAAGTCCAGAGGATTTCAAACTTCTAAGTGTATGCAAAGTGATAAACACAAAGGCGTGTGCATAATGTAATCTAAACTTCTcagtttatgcaaatttgtaatCTCAAGGGCTTGTGCAGAATGTATACCAGAAAATAAGCAGTTTTCTAGCCTGAATCTTGTATCATGCGTAAACTTTGGTCAGCCAAGCTAAGTAAAAACAATACTAAAATAATAACTGTGAATTTGTTACATGTCTACAGCGAATAAGATGTTGATGTAACAGGAGTTACAGAAGTGAATGTCAATGACAGTTGCTATTTGTTGGCTAGTGATTCAGTTATCTTTTTATTCTTGAAATCAGTTCATAAAGCGAGCACAATCCAgctgatttaaaattttgtaaatCATAGCTTATATGTATGTAACACTGTGATTTTCTTTACTtcacacaataataatattgatgaaaGTGTCTCACAATAAAAGCATAACAATGTAATAAACTAAAGGTGAGCATCACGAAAAATCTATAATTCCCCCAGTGAAGGTTTTTAGGTTTCCCCCAACCTTCATGCAAATTCCAAAGGACCTTCCTACTCTTTTTTACAACCATCCTCCCCATGAAATAagcccattgctctttttggGGGTGGAAATGGATATTTTATGAAAAGATGGTTGCACACTGTTCATGAAATAGAATAACAAAGTATACAATAATGTTGAATATGGTTCCACTAAAGTGCAAATTTCAGCTGTGGAATAGCCAGGAAAGAAGTAACTGTAACATACACCTTGCAATTGGGTTCAAGTGAAGATTTAAGAACACTGTTGTATTCCTTTATCTTATGACAAACAGTGcagtaattaataattttgaagaTAATACTCATTAAGATATTATTACTTGCCTTCTGCATGGCAAAACAAACATGTATGTGTACAAGAGAATTATCCTTTCATGggacacaattttttttctccctgCTTAGATTGACATTAGAGTTaactaaaacttagggaggcAAAGTGATTTTACAGTTACTCAGCCCTGTATCCCATGTAAACAACAGTTTAGGATGGATAGTGCCTCCGGATAACAGTGACAACACAGGAAGGGCACACTTTCCTGTTTCTCTCACCTAAGTAACCATATCTATCCAGTACACACTGGCTCTAGCCAGTCTTTCTAAAAGCCCGAGTGCTGTTGTCGTCCCTGTCATTTCGGATATCCCCCCCTTGTTCCTTATGGCCAAATGTATAAAATCTGGATTTAAGCAAAGCTTTGAAAATCGAGTGTGTGTTGTAACACAGTGTCGAAAACCAcaacatttattttcaatCTCTTGGGGCATTATTTGACACACCCCACACTTGCACCATGGTATGGCATTGTTTCTAGGAGATGGAGCAGTATCTGGTGTCTCAGCATTTGAACTGCAAGCAAGATCAGTAGAGGTACTAGGGGTGGGGGTAACATCACTTTCATCCATGATCAAAAGCCCCAGCATAAAGTCCATGCTTCCCACACCCCTTCGCAGCCTTCTGATGCAGAGCTTTCGCACCATGGGCTCATCAAATGTCTGTATGAACTCCTAGtatacacaaaaacaattgaaTTTTCATATTACCTAACTAAAGAACAAAAAGGACTTCCATTTGTATCACATATTCCATCATTTAGTTTAAATGATTACTTTCGGGGCATATAAGGAAAGAGTTCCACTCATATTATAAAGctctatttttaaataaaatatactcTCCTAATATAAATATGCTCACCTTTACATCATTGTTTTCCCTCACCCTTTCTTCCTCCTCAGTGGGCCTGCCTTCAATTTGATAAGGCATGGGCCTTCTGTTCGTCAAAACTGGATGGTGTCTCCACCAGGCTGTTCAAAGCAAAGGAATATAAACTTACTTGTAAGCTTGCAGTAGTAAATGGTAGTGGAATtcatacaatggaaaatattgCTGTTGCTTGTGTGAAAATAATTCTCCCACAAAATCCAGAtcaaaaaataatgacaatcGATATGAAATGTAACAATTATACACGCTTAAAGTATTGGATACATGCCAGATGCACTTCGACTACAGAGATCAGGGACTCTGAGTAAACATGACTTGTGCTCATTGATGTCTCTGACCCAAACGTAACCGCCATTCTTGTACTTACTTGCATCACAACGAAACAGAGACAAAacgatgcaaaaaaaataagttttccCTTTCAAGTTCAACTTTCACAACCGCAAAAAAGTAATGGTACTCACCTTGTTTCGGCAAGGCTTTGCCGTGGATCCACACAAACATTCACTGCCACATGTTCTTCCAGCACCCTCGCAAGGACATCCTCGATTAGTGTTCACCGTTCGTTTTGTGGAACAAGTGCTTTTGCATTTGCACGAGATGCAATTTTCCTCAAAAATAAGCCGTGGAGATAACAATTAATTCTTTCGCTAGACAGCAGGTGGATGAAAAGCACGAATTCACAAAAGAAACCTTATCAACATCGAAGGAACCTTACCGCCGCAGACTCTGTAGCCTCGTCCGAGATCATGATTTCGCGTCTATAGCTACGATAAAACTGGACGAAGAAAATACTCAAGTATACGAACAAAAAATCGGAAAGAACTGTACTATAAACGGAGGTTTGCTGTCATAAATCGGCCTGATTTCCTAaatccaatatggcggacAGTTGAGAAAATCAACTTAGCAGGTAAAAATCCTGCACATGCGCAGGTCGTGACATAGCCCCTTTAAGAAACCACAATGAAGCATTCAAATAGAAATTAAGCCAGTATGGGTGTCAAAATGTTGCTTTtggcaaaatgcaaatttcgtGGTGGTGTGCTGCAAAATGGGCCTTGAAAGCATCCAAAAATTTCATGGGCCAAATTTTTCTCAATTGACTTTCATTACGCTTGGATTGAGGTAACTCCTGATATGAGTATCAATTTTAGCTAATAAGACAGTAAAGAAATATGACCTTCCAAAATTAGATAATTTTGGATGGTAGTTTTCTCTTaaaaatttggccaaaacttGTGCCAGGCCCCACTCTGCCAGAACCTTCTATGCCAAATCGGCATGCATGAACTGAAAGACCCCTTGCAACAGAAACACACCATACAGTGAATTATTGAAAGGGCTTTATTTGTTAGTTTTCATGGTGGTCCAAACTTACTCTTTCAAAAGCAGGATTTTTCATGACCTGGAGGCCCTAAATGGGACCCCCCTGTAACTTTTGAACTAAAGGTCAGAGAATAAAACCAACTTGGCTTTTTGAATATCTCAATAAGGCCAACTTCTGGAGCAAGTTTCATCAAATTCGGCCGACCCACATTTTCAACCTCTGGAACACTTTCTCAGACAATGACACTTAAGAGTGTAAAGTTCAGTTTAGAAAATCAGCCATTATTGAGCATTTTGtcttactatagcctttgcaaaatggccaaaaattacattttcacttttcaaaacTTCTCATTTCGGGCGAGTGTTTTTGAACCCGTTAATGCATAGAACAAATCTAAAATGCTTCCAGAGTCCATAAATACACATTGAGCCATTATCAGTGATGTACGTGTTTATATGTCTTTCAAATGTTTGCTGAGATCTGATGTTCTGCTTTCGTAAAGTTTTCATCTTTTAAaagtttcaaagtttgctgaatCTTTGTAAAGAGTACATGTGTCAAAAGTCTGCTGAAGATCTCCTATTTCAAGAGTTTTCTGAAGGTCCTTTATTTCCTGAGTCTGCTGAAGGTCTTCTATTTCAAGAATTTGCTGAAGGTCGTCTATCGATCTTCCGAAGGTCTACTATCGATCTGTGTTTGCTGAATCTTCCTAAGCGTTCATCTTTCAAAAGTTTGCTTAAGATCGACTATCATCTTTGAACACTTTGCTGAAGGTCTCCTATCGGAAAGTAAAACACGCTGAGTGAAATTTTACTTTGGATTTAATCTTCATATTTTTCAGCATGATTCGTCACTGGTGCGTCATCGGCATGGCGTCAAGTCGAGTAAATCTACCGAGATGTGAAGGTTGGCGCGCCATTTCATCACAACTTGCACCTGACAGCcgaacattttcaaaacaaaaacaattcacTGTTCAAATGCAATTCATTGTGCCCCGGCGATCAGCACAAATATTGTAGTCTTGGTCTTTATCATCAACACAAGTTGACAAGACTTGCAACCGAGTGTCTCATTTTATAGTAGATTTCAGTAGTTGTCCGCATGTGGAATTCCCaataagtaaaattaatgattacGTCTAACACATTGTCAACTGTTTGCTTTTTTACAATACTGTGGCCGCGTTGTTCAGAGCTGGGTTAAGATAGCCCAGGGTCAGCACGAAATTGAATTAAGATGAGGAAGCTTAGAAAGTGAACTCAGTTTAATTCATTCTGTCAACAAGTTTAAGATTGAATGCTCTTAAAAATAACCGAGAAAATTATACTAACAAAtgtttttgcacaaaaagagACCCGGATTATTAAAGCGCTAATCGGTCATCGAACAACATCTATTGCACctgtgaaacaaaacgttCCGTTTGCTTGCCCGACGCACTCTAGCCAACGTCTCCTTAAATTACAAGCACTTGAAAAGAACCATACGATATCAGTAGCCTTCACAGCCTTTACATAATGAGACAGTTTACATAGAGGTTTCTATGAACGCAACAGCCGCTGTTAcgtacacgttgaaacttttagctgaaacttgcgtgcaacggcgttgcgaaacatgtttcagcaGGGGCTGCACCGTGTAACATGGTCGGTTTCGTGACACTTTTTGAACTTCCGTTGCGAGACGAGTTTCACGAAAAGTAGAACCGCTCTCTACTTCTGCAACGGTCGCAACGATcgcagtggtgacaaaaacgagactttcaccgtgtaacaccactttgtgaaacttgttcgcggtgccgttgcacacaagtttcagctaaaagtttcaacgtgtaacagcggctttacGTTCAAATATGCAGAAATATTTATCTATCGAACCATATATCCTCCCCCCTCCCTTCAACTGCTACCTGTACGCCTACAAACATATCGAACACACTCTCCTAAGCCACGAATACCCCTAGTTTCATAGGTAGGCACGATATAGTGGTCGATTTCGTTTCTTCAGCCTGTGCGccttagaaaagaaaataccTGTATTTTGCGTCAATATACAAGAGTACGTGCAATATGGCAGACAAAATGATTTGAATAATCAGTCTCAACCTTGGCCTCGGCGTTTGTTAAAAGTATATGCGCAATTCTAAAACACCTACCATACCAGGACCCACTTGTATGTACCACATGGAAAAAGGTATTTGTGCACTTtgatatatatagattattacatgttaagagcctgatatcgtttttattcacgagtttttaataccatatcgcgaaagagcgagtcttcgagcgagtgagcggtctggtattaaaaacgagtgaatgaaaacgatatcaggctcttaacatgtaataatttgtttattacatattacatgctcaaaaaaaatcaagccaccaagttgaagtacaagaaagcgttgataaaactgccaAGCAATTCTCcccgccaaagcaattcttcccgccaggcgtcagctaaaatataacgtgcaacccgattagtccaaccaaattattacaatctatttgattggacaattcaaacccgtgaagtgatatgatatcatttcactcagtgaaatgatatcatatcacttcacacgtatcatttttattcacggctttatcacactgatatccacacataatatgtaataaataccGGTACACTAGAAATAACTTGAGTAAGAGTGGATGAAAGGAATCTGTTTTTGCGGTCCTTTCAATCCGAAATTCTATCAGTTTGTTTCttaattgcccccgcagggttttggcccagaggccaaaacccgaggaggcattatagaaacccccgcgtaatagagaatatgtatggtataaccagaaaaaatctcgaatcGCAGGAGCAGGATCTTTGGGTAACGTTTATGATTGGAGGAGCCtcataaagggtttgaaatgattgacagacgtAAGTTTCGACGATCTAAAACTCGTACACGGTGATTACAACTAATAGTTTGTTAGTTGATAAGCTTTTAAagcgaaaacgttttgaaaaacgagcacttaaaacagtttgaacgtcGTGATAGATGTCCGACAACTTTCGAAAAATCAGGACGAGCTGAATCGACGTGCAGTCTAGCGAGATTTTTTCGCTACGTttgcttcaaccaaaaatcttgTATGTCGAATTTGTcaaacacaaatcaaaatactattaggatgtgaaagactcacaccaacacaaagcttgtttaaaaaattggtaccaaggggaaaattgtttgaaagttagcataaagttatatttctgtTGTATAAACTCACATTGCTCattgatatcgtaagtttatttgttgaaaaatcgcatcgaagtccatccga is a window of Acropora palmata chromosome 4, jaAcrPala1.3, whole genome shotgun sequence DNA encoding:
- the LOC141879554 gene encoding uncharacterized protein LOC141879554, whose translation is MFVWIHGKALPKQAWWRHHPVLTNRRPMPYQIEGRPTEEEERVRENNDVKEFIQTFDEPMVRKLCIRRLRRGVGSMDFMLGLLIMDESDVTPTPSTSTDLACSSNAETPDTAPSPRNNAIPWCKCGCATIFS